The Phycisphaerae bacterium DNA window AATTTTTTAAAAGAAAGATTACTTCACTTTATAAACAACAATTTCACCATAGGTTGAATGTTCTAATTTAGGCTGAACATGAATCTCCTCTAATATTGCAGAATCAACGGAATCTAAAAAATCAGGACAACAATTAGCAATTCTCGATTTGTCAATTACAATATAATCTATACTATGGCTGCGGCCTGAATTATAATTATAGCTGCCTTCATTAGGCGTTTTTGCAAATTTAATCAAATCTTCATATTTGTCGATGTTGAGTCTATTTTGAAGCGGTACAAAATAGCCTCCTGCGTAAAAAGCTGCACGACTCATATCCGTTAAGATGTAAGAATTCTCTCCACAATTTTCTTTCATCCATTCCCCAACTTTTCTTTGCCCTATTTTATCTCTATCCTGCGGCCTGAACGTATAAGGCAATAAAGTAAGAATTACTGCCGTCAGTAAAATCCAAAATATTTTCCCCTGATTTTTTTTTACCCTTTCCCTGGCCCATACAACTTTTGTTATAATCAGATTATGTAATTCATTAAAACCAATGGCTGCCCAAAACAGACTTGCAGCGGCCAATGGCATAAGCTGTCGTTCAGAGAGATAAAACAATGAAAAAACAAGGATATGAAATAGAATAATTATGCCTATAAAAATTTCGTATCCAAGACTCCACGGAATTATTTTTCTACTCATCAGTCCGAACAACATCAGCAGAAACAAGACAGGGATATAAATACGGACAAATAAAATTGACATCTCGATCAGCATTTTTATATAACCACCTTCCAGTTTTGAATAACAAGGTATTCTTAA harbors:
- a CDS encoding glycosyltransferase family 39 protein; the protein is MIRSGKQKLLLILCAAFIVRLFQLFTVFAISGDGPVYIEMARNFYVGNLKAGLARDYPPLYPLLITGVYSITRDWVVAGWLVSFVCGILTILPIYYLARDVFGEKVAEVTAVLSAFYPALSQYSVVVLSQSVYVFLFMMTVWLGWKAITNNSKRMYFLTGLLSGLNYLARPEGLGIVIVMALYTFSTGFSSFKNTYKKKIILITIMCMGVFIFVAPYVLYVKGETGEWRLSKKKSIITAITGSEDVTTPDNTGSYYLRIPCYSKLEGGYIKMLIEMSILFVRIYIPVLFLLMLFGLMSRKIIPWSLGYEIFIGIIILFHILVFSLFYLSERQLMPLAAASLFWAAIGFNELHNLIITKVVWARERVKKNQGKIFWILLTAVILTLLPYTFRPQDRDKIGQRKVGEWMKENCGENSYILTDMSRAAFYAGGYFVPLQNRLNIDKYEDLIKFAKTPNEGSYNYNSGRSHSIDYIVIDKSRIANCCPDFLDSVDSAILEEIHVQPKLEHSTYGEIVVYKVK